In Gimesia panareensis, the genomic window CGATTCGATCCAGCCCCGCTTCTGCATACGATGCAGCGCCGGATAGAGAGAGCCTTCTTCCACGGTCAGCGCATCTCTGGTGGTCGCCTGGATCCATTTGACGACGCCGTACCCATGACGTGATTCGTCAACGAGGCTCTTGAGAATCAGCATGTCCAGGGTGCCCTGGAGCAGGTCGGCTTTCTGACGTTTGGCCATATTCGGTCTCCTCGATCATGTACAGCATCGAGTGTCGCTGCTCTCCCCTAGAATGTCAAGGGAAAAGTTTCAGAAAGTGATTCGAGACCAATCGAGCGAGATTGAATGACGGTCAATCAACCTGGTTTGCCATGCATGGGGCGGTCTGGAACTCAAGGTGCGGACTTCTCTTTGAGCAGCTTGTTAATCGTCTGCTGCATCTCATTCCAGTCTTTGCTGACGGAAGTCACTACTCCGTCCGGTCCCACCAGAAAATAGATGGGGACCGAACTGACAGTCAGC contains:
- a CDS encoding PadR family transcriptional regulator, yielding MAKRQKADLLQGTLDMLILKSLVDESRHGYGVVKWIQATTRDALTVEEGSLYPALHRMQKRGWIESEWGLSESNRRAKYYQLTTAGRKQLKTEVKEWSHLVEAINLVLNSQIAEA